Proteins from a genomic interval of Kitasatospora herbaricolor:
- a CDS encoding TetR/AcrR family transcriptional regulator: MMEQDRLSGRVGTPYPGQGAVPEQRGAADRPLPQEVGYAGVAYRAPGQDAAWPAGERPEASGADGPRGAAAGEAAGGFTAGGATAGAPGEGRTPEGAGEGRGTRPAGTRLRVDARRNLESVLRAAREVFGEFGYDAPMEEVARRAGVGVGTVYRRFPSKEVLVQRIASEEVAWLTAQARESLYSGAGPWESLAEYLARAVGTGAGRLLPPEAFRYAEELGRVPGQRGSEPWPGRPRGGDQYQLMSGGGVPDADPRLLLQLLAALVARAGAAGELRPGVTVSDVVLVLTASVPVRTGRGASQQADGRGADDGIGGWAPDIRTTEGQPRSGPAARLLELLLDGLRAR, translated from the coding sequence ATGATGGAGCAGGATCGACTGTCGGGCCGGGTGGGCACGCCCTACCCGGGCCAGGGCGCGGTGCCGGAACAGCGCGGCGCCGCCGACCGGCCGCTGCCGCAGGAGGTGGGGTACGCGGGAGTGGCGTACCGGGCGCCCGGCCAGGACGCGGCGTGGCCGGCCGGGGAGCGTCCGGAGGCCTCCGGCGCGGACGGACCACGGGGAGCGGCCGCCGGTGAGGCGGCCGGCGGGTTCACGGCCGGCGGTGCGACGGCGGGTGCCCCCGGCGAGGGACGGACGCCCGAGGGCGCCGGCGAGGGACGCGGGACGCGCCCGGCCGGCACCCGGCTGCGGGTGGACGCCCGGCGGAACCTGGAGAGCGTGCTGCGGGCGGCCCGTGAGGTGTTCGGCGAGTTCGGCTACGACGCTCCGATGGAGGAGGTGGCACGCCGGGCGGGGGTCGGTGTCGGCACCGTCTACCGGCGCTTCCCCAGCAAGGAGGTGCTGGTCCAGCGGATCGCCTCGGAGGAGGTGGCCTGGCTGACCGCGCAGGCCCGGGAGTCGCTCTACAGCGGCGCAGGCCCGTGGGAGTCGCTGGCCGAGTACCTGGCGCGGGCGGTGGGCACCGGCGCGGGCCGGCTGCTGCCGCCGGAGGCCTTCCGGTACGCCGAGGAGCTCGGTCGGGTGCCGGGGCAGCGCGGCAGCGAGCCGTGGCCCGGCCGGCCGAGGGGCGGCGACCAGTACCAGTTGATGTCCGGCGGGGGCGTCCCCGACGCCGATCCCCGGTTGCTGCTCCAGCTGCTCGCCGCACTGGTGGCGCGCGCGGGTGCGGCCGGCGAGCTGCGGCCGGGCGTGACGGTCTCCGACGTGGTGCTGGTGCTGACCGCGTCGGTGCCGGTGCGGACCGGCCGCGGCGCCTCGCAGCAGGCGGACGGCCGGGGCGCGGACGACGGGATCGGGGGCTGGGCGCCGGACATCAGGACGACCGAGGGTCAACCCCGCTCCGGCCCGGCCGCGCGGCTGCTGGAACTGCTGCTGGACGGGCTGCGCGCGCGCTGA
- a CDS encoding sigma-70 family RNA polymerase sigma factor, with the protein MSAEEQNDFSYGLDFGRSGGSGGPGDGAAAGADRSPEQLPGPDGVPAAGRPAVPGHGPGQLPAQVPDQAGAPHRESLAGPPAALGRVPGQAGAGQGSVSPAAFVTAQAPARSARPTVPAPADPVDGERPPSDAELTALVRAGDDGAYEEIYRRHAESVRRYARTCCRDSFTAEDLAGEVFARTLQALRAGKGPEFAVRAYLLTAVRNVAAAWGRTERREQLVDDFTTFARSSSGLPDLDLADPGADAWAMAMADRRMVMQAFVELPEDDRVVLWHTEVERESPKTVAVLLGKTANATAVQAHRARDRLAAAFLQAHVSGSQAQGCEAYANRLGAYARGSLRKRASTEVGRHLKECDRCTAAYLELSEINHGLRALLPGGVLVWVGVGGFGAAAAAAGAGAVAGGAAVGTAAVAAGSGTTTGATAGGGAAAGGGAGGTAGGGAGAVAPGLGIAAKAGIAATVAALAAAVAAYALTGAPDPVAPPAAAAAPVSSPAAVPPPVPAPPAPRAAPQPAAEPEPEPAPAPSPSPTPKPAPVRTAAPSRTPAPPASPSPTPVAVTPPPAPAPEPPAPAPPTPEPVPSPVVTPPTPPAPARDFWADALPFFNPGGNRVPPAGPSLRHGGGWVWQRDAVRIGDQRYRHGLSVHAPSSTTVDLNRSCRSFDAVAGLDDLTLPGARAVFSVLGEDGTALWTSPQLRAGDPPVAVHVPLAGLGSVRLTVTPLRGPWAGTVVGDWAQARFSCD; encoded by the coding sequence GTGAGCGCCGAGGAACAGAACGACTTCAGCTACGGCCTGGACTTCGGCCGGTCCGGCGGGAGCGGCGGGCCCGGTGACGGTGCGGCCGCCGGGGCCGACCGGTCGCCGGAGCAGTTGCCCGGGCCGGACGGCGTTCCCGCCGCCGGCCGACCCGCCGTGCCCGGCCACGGTCCCGGCCAACTGCCCGCCCAGGTGCCCGATCAGGCCGGCGCCCCGCACCGCGAGTCGCTGGCCGGGCCGCCCGCCGCGCTGGGCCGGGTGCCCGGGCAGGCCGGCGCCGGCCAGGGCAGCGTCAGCCCGGCCGCCTTCGTCACCGCGCAGGCCCCGGCCCGCTCCGCCCGGCCGACGGTGCCCGCCCCGGCCGATCCGGTGGACGGTGAGCGCCCGCCCTCCGACGCCGAGTTGACGGCGCTGGTGCGGGCCGGCGACGACGGTGCGTACGAGGAGATCTACCGCCGGCACGCCGAGTCCGTCCGGCGCTACGCGCGGACCTGCTGCCGGGACAGCTTCACCGCGGAGGACCTGGCGGGCGAGGTCTTCGCCCGGACCTTGCAGGCCCTGCGGGCCGGCAAGGGACCGGAGTTCGCCGTCCGCGCCTACCTGCTGACCGCCGTGCGCAACGTCGCGGCCGCCTGGGGCCGGACGGAGCGGCGCGAGCAACTCGTCGACGACTTCACCACCTTCGCCCGCTCCTCGTCGGGCCTCCCGGACCTGGACCTGGCCGACCCCGGCGCGGACGCCTGGGCGATGGCGATGGCCGACCGGCGGATGGTGATGCAGGCCTTCGTCGAACTGCCCGAGGACGACCGGGTGGTGCTCTGGCACACCGAGGTCGAGCGGGAGTCGCCGAAGACCGTGGCGGTGCTGCTCGGCAAGACCGCCAACGCCACCGCCGTGCAGGCCCACCGGGCCCGCGACCGGCTCGCCGCCGCGTTCCTGCAGGCCCATGTCTCCGGCAGCCAGGCGCAAGGCTGCGAGGCGTACGCGAACCGGCTCGGCGCGTACGCCCGGGGTTCGCTGCGCAAGCGGGCCTCGACGGAGGTCGGCCGGCACCTCAAGGAGTGCGACCGCTGCACGGCGGCCTACCTGGAGCTGTCCGAGATCAACCACGGCCTGCGGGCGCTGCTGCCCGGCGGCGTGCTGGTCTGGGTCGGCGTGGGCGGGTTCGGCGCGGCCGCGGCCGCCGCGGGCGCCGGGGCGGTGGCCGGCGGCGCCGCGGTGGGCACCGCCGCCGTCGCGGCAGGCAGCGGTACCACGACCGGGGCCACGGCCGGCGGCGGTGCGGCGGCCGGCGGCGGTGCGGGCGGGACCGCCGGCGGCGGCGCCGGAGCGGTCGCCCCGGGCCTCGGCATCGCGGCCAAGGCCGGGATCGCCGCCACGGTCGCGGCGCTGGCCGCCGCCGTCGCCGCGTACGCGCTGACCGGCGCACCCGACCCGGTGGCGCCGCCCGCGGCGGCCGCCGCGCCGGTCTCCTCCCCCGCCGCCGTCCCGCCGCCGGTGCCGGCCCCGCCCGCGCCGCGGGCGGCGCCCCAGCCGGCCGCCGAGCCGGAGCCCGAACCGGCCCCCGCGCCGAGCCCCTCCCCCACGCCGAAGCCCGCGCCGGTCCGCACCGCGGCGCCCTCGCGCACCCCCGCGCCCCCCGCGTCGCCGTCGCCCACCCCGGTCGCGGTGACGCCGCCGCCCGCACCGGCGCCCGAGCCGCCGGCGCCCGCCCCGCCCACGCCGGAGCCGGTGCCGTCCCCGGTGGTCACCCCGCCCACCCCGCCGGCGCCGGCCCGCGACTTCTGGGCGGACGCGCTCCCGTTCTTCAACCCCGGCGGCAACCGGGTGCCGCCCGCCGGCCCGAGCCTGCGGCACGGCGGCGGCTGGGTCTGGCAGCGGGACGCGGTGCGGATCGGGGACCAGCGCTACCGGCACGGCCTCTCGGTGCACGCGCCGAGCAGCACGACCGTCGACCTGAACCGCTCCTGCCGGTCCTTCGACGCGGTGGCCGGCCTGGACGACCTCACCCTGCCGGGCGCCCGCGCGGTCTTCTCGGTGCTGGGCGAGGACGGCACGGCGCTCTGGACGTCCCCCCAGCTGCGCGCCGGGGACCCGCCGGTGGCGGTGCACGTCCCGCTGGCGGGCCTCGGCTCCGTCCGGCTGACGGTCACCCCGCTGCGCGGCCCCTGGGCGGGCACCGTGGTCGGGGACTGGGCGCAGGCCCGCTTCAGCTGCGACTGA